In Pseudanabaena sp. BC1403, the following are encoded in one genomic region:
- the lepB gene encoding signal peptidase I, with protein sequence MSKTSRNLSQPPKKSPRSGFWKEVAQTVGLSLALALGFRGAVAQAYYLPPSGSMEPTLQNYDRIIVDKLSYRFQTPQRFDIVVFEPNEAVIKGCGLSAEKQKSSLIKRVIGLPGDRVEIKEGVTYINDQPLSEPYLVKSPEYDLPLTTVPANSYFALGDNRNNSCDGHIWGFVPKENIIGKATMRFWPLDHFGNIDRKD encoded by the coding sequence ATGTCCAAAACATCTCGCAATTTATCGCAGCCACCTAAAAAATCGCCAAGATCTGGCTTTTGGAAAGAAGTAGCTCAAACTGTAGGATTAAGCTTGGCTCTAGCCTTAGGTTTTCGGGGTGCTGTTGCTCAGGCTTATTATTTGCCGCCTTCAGGATCGATGGAGCCAACTTTACAAAATTATGATCGCATCATTGTTGATAAATTGAGCTATCGATTCCAAACACCGCAACGCTTTGACATTGTTGTTTTTGAGCCAAATGAAGCAGTAATAAAAGGTTGTGGACTATCAGCCGAAAAGCAAAAAAGTTCGTTGATTAAGCGGGTGATTGGGTTGCCAGGCGATCGCGTGGAGATCAAGGAAGGCGTGACTTACATCAATGATCAGCCGCTATCAGAACCATATTTAGTCAAATCCCCTGAATACGATTTGCCTCTAACGACAGTGCCAGCTAATTCCTACTTTGCTCTAGGTGACAATCGCAATAATAGTTGTGATGGCCATATTTGGGGCTTTGTGCCAAAGGAAAATATCATAGGCAAAGCGACCATGCGATTTTGGCCATTAGACCATTTTGGCAACATTGATCGGAAGGACTAA
- a CDS encoding TIGR03643 family protein — MDKQAVKLLTAVDIDRIIEMAWEDRTTFDTIYDQFGISEVEVIKIMRKSMKRSSFLMWRERVSGRKTKHAKTSEAQRFHCSQQDKFKSR, encoded by the coding sequence ATGGACAAACAGGCTGTTAAGCTGCTCACGGCTGTAGATATCGATCGCATTATCGAGATGGCATGGGAAGATCGCACCACCTTTGATACGATTTACGACCAATTTGGCATTTCTGAAGTGGAAGTGATTAAAATCATGCGTAAGTCAATGAAACGCTCATCTTTCTTGATGTGGCGAGAAAGGGTAAGCGGTCGTAAAACTAAACACGCAAAGACCTCTGAGGCGCAAAGATTTCACTGTAGCCAACAAGATAAATTCAAATCCCGCTAG
- a CDS encoding CHAT domain-containing protein has product MRLVRNFAVLGIFLIVVGIPIAVTPKLQLLGLKAIAQSSDDLRTQQITEAVYLKQSGYDRLQKGDPQGAIADSQKSLELFRKWKATGGERDTLNFLGDVYLTTGQYEKAMPYFQQALKIAQEIAKAPDGELADVAYTLQYIADVHDKQRQYAQALPIYQQALDIFRDRIQAQKGDRISLRTSESLTLSRMASIYFKSSQYDRALASYQQMLPSAIERNDIIGRVQTLNNIGVIYANQTQYAQALDSYEQALTLVRSLCCYRGDEAAILNNMSALYFSLGQNRRALELADQATKIYFKLSSEYFVGLKKTEMELLHDVLGEDNSNPTLTSRGLSVRATVGDTANNDVIVKAGQANNLNNLAQLYSNSGKYQEAIAFFQKAMSVYKEIGNDLGIGITLDNIGSTYARLGQAEQAIAFHQKALTQYEKVGDRTGTGVALSNLGRAYANLGKQAESIATYQKALNIAREVRDLSTESVVLANIGDLMALQNQPDIAIAFLKQSVNIRESIRQSIRMLPREDRSAYKQSVSYNYRNLAKLLLQQGRINEAIQILDLLKVQELQDYLRDVKGNDRTAVGITLFAPEQALINTELKSLLNGSPLTVQIKQTASQQGLSLATSRSLLANVQKFGDKAALFYPLLFDDRLFLVLLPAKSAPISRSINIKPQEFTKLLQNFRADLQDSGSLDVKESSERLYQYLIKPIEADLKSANIDLLLYAPDGQMRYIPIASLYDGKQWLIERYSFNYLTASGFLNVQTVSKSPLTAIAAAFTTGEIKFAIGNEKFSFTGLPFAGKEIDKIASTFPNTTKLVDSSFTRNAAASQFGGYSLIHLATHAAFLRGTPEDSFVLMGNGDRLNLRELREWKLPNTQLIVLSACQTAVGGVVSSGEEILGFGYQIQRTGARAAIASLWTVSDQGTQMLMGNFYTQLQKGNNIINSLRQAQLDLLQSKQSEFQHPYFWSAFILIGNGN; this is encoded by the coding sequence ATGCGCTTAGTTCGTAATTTTGCAGTTTTAGGAATATTTCTAATAGTCGTGGGTATACCTATTGCCGTAACCCCCAAACTGCAATTACTGGGATTAAAGGCGATCGCCCAATCATCTGATGATCTGCGCACACAGCAGATTACTGAGGCAGTCTATCTCAAACAATCAGGATATGATCGCTTACAAAAAGGAGATCCCCAAGGAGCGATCGCCGATTCACAAAAATCACTTGAGTTATTTCGCAAATGGAAAGCGACAGGGGGAGAGCGAGACACACTGAATTTTTTGGGAGATGTTTATCTCACCACAGGGCAATATGAAAAAGCAATGCCTTATTTTCAGCAGGCGTTAAAAATTGCGCAGGAGATTGCTAAAGCTCCTGACGGAGAGCTAGCGGATGTGGCTTATACATTGCAATATATCGCTGATGTCCATGACAAGCAAAGGCAATATGCTCAAGCATTGCCAATCTATCAACAGGCTCTTGATATTTTTCGCGATCGCATCCAAGCTCAAAAAGGCGATCGTATATCTTTGCGAACCAGTGAAAGCTTGACACTTTCACGCATGGCTTCTATCTATTTTAAATCTTCGCAATATGATCGAGCTCTGGCTAGTTATCAGCAGATGTTGCCAAGCGCTATTGAAAGAAACGATATCATTGGCAGAGTTCAAACACTCAATAATATTGGCGTGATCTATGCCAACCAAACTCAATATGCTCAAGCACTAGATTCCTATGAGCAAGCCCTAACTTTAGTGCGATCGCTCTGTTGTTATCGAGGTGATGAAGCTGCCATTCTAAATAACATGAGCGCTCTATATTTCAGCCTTGGTCAAAATCGGCGGGCGTTGGAATTGGCAGATCAAGCAACTAAAATTTATTTCAAATTATCTAGTGAATATTTTGTTGGGTTAAAGAAAACAGAAATGGAACTTCTGCACGATGTTCTAGGCGAAGACAATAGCAATCCAACCTTGACTAGTCGTGGCTTATCAGTTCGGGCAACTGTGGGTGATACGGCAAATAATGATGTGATCGTAAAAGCAGGACAAGCAAACAATCTTAATAATCTTGCTCAACTCTATAGTAATAGTGGCAAGTATCAGGAAGCGATCGCTTTTTTTCAAAAGGCGATGTCCGTCTATAAAGAAATTGGTAATGATCTTGGAATTGGTATTACCCTCGATAATATTGGCAGCACCTATGCCCGCTTAGGTCAGGCAGAGCAGGCGATCGCTTTTCATCAAAAGGCTCTCACTCAGTATGAGAAAGTAGGCGATCGCACAGGAACAGGTGTGGCGCTGAGCAATCTTGGTCGTGCTTATGCAAATCTCGGTAAGCAAGCAGAATCGATTGCAACTTATCAAAAGGCACTAAATATAGCAAGAGAAGTGCGCGATCTTAGTACTGAATCAGTTGTGCTTGCGAATATTGGTGATTTGATGGCACTGCAAAATCAACCAGATATTGCGATCGCTTTTCTCAAACAATCCGTAAATATCCGCGAATCAATTCGTCAATCGATCAGAATGTTGCCCCGTGAAGATCGCTCGGCATATAAGCAGAGTGTATCTTATAACTATCGCAATCTCGCTAAACTCCTTCTGCAACAGGGACGTATTAATGAAGCAATTCAAATCCTTGATCTGCTTAAAGTGCAAGAGCTCCAAGACTATCTAAGGGATGTCAAAGGGAACGATCGCACCGCAGTAGGAATCACTCTCTTTGCGCCCGAACAAGCACTAATTAATACAGAACTCAAATCTCTACTCAATGGTTCACCACTAACGGTACAAATCAAACAAACTGCTTCTCAACAGGGGCTTAGTTTAGCTACATCGCGATCGCTATTAGCTAACGTCCAGAAGTTTGGAGATAAAGCTGCACTTTTCTATCCATTATTATTTGATGATCGACTATTTTTAGTGCTTCTCCCAGCCAAGTCTGCACCGATTTCCCGTTCCATTAACATCAAACCTCAGGAATTTACAAAACTACTACAGAATTTTCGGGCTGATTTACAAGATTCAGGATCACTTGACGTAAAAGAATCTTCTGAAAGACTATACCAATATCTGATTAAACCAATTGAAGCCGATCTCAAATCAGCCAATATTGATCTACTGCTCTACGCTCCCGATGGACAGATGCGTTATATCCCGATTGCATCACTCTATGATGGCAAGCAATGGCTGATCGAGCGCTATAGCTTTAATTATTTGACTGCTTCTGGGTTTCTTAATGTGCAAACAGTTAGCAAATCTCCACTCACAGCGATCGCGGCAGCTTTTACAACAGGCGAAATTAAATTTGCGATCGGCAATGAGAAATTCAGTTTTACAGGGTTGCCTTTTGCAGGAAAAGAAATTGATAAAATTGCGTCCACTTTCCCCAACACAACAAAATTAGTTGATTCCTCTTTCACTCGGAATGCCGCAGCTTCTCAATTTGGTGGCTACAGTTTGATCCATTTGGCTACCCATGCCGCCTTTCTCCGTGGAACGCCTGAAGACTCGTTTGTGCTAATGGGAAATGGCGATCGCCTAAATCTGCGCGAGCTACGCGAATGGAAATTGCCGAATACACAATTAATAGTTTTGAGTGCTTGCCAAACTGCTGTTGGAGGTGTGGTAAGCAGTGGCGAAGAGATTCTTGGTTTTGGTTATCAAATTCAACGGACTGGTGCGAGGGCGGCGATCGCATCGCTATGGACAGTGAGCGATCAGGGTACACAAATGTTGATGGGTAATTTTTATACGCAATTGCAAAAGGGTAATAATATTATTAATTCATTACGTCAAGCCCAACTCGATCTCCTACAATCAAAACAGAGCGAATTCCAGCATCCTTATTTTTGGTCAGCTTTTATTCTCATTGGCAATGGCAATTAA